The Streptomyces sp. NL15-2K genome contains a region encoding:
- a CDS encoding MFS transporter, with protein sequence MSEAVMPDAETPDAERRAVSKFLRRMMPLLVLMLLVNQMDRTNVGFIQDELRADVGVSATAYGLGAGLFFIGYALFEIPSNMMLERFGARVWLTRIMITWGLVVVAMCFIHNVWMFYGLRFLLGVAEAGFFPGVMLYLTQWLPDSSRGRGSAIFLGGSATAYIVTGPITGALLELHGLGGIAGWRWMFGLEGAISILVGFVAGFFLVSRIDDARWLTREEKDALGSAIARDKEARSREPEGSRLRLLFHPQVALLTGVFFAMTLTGYAITFWLPSLVDDIGGLSSFQIGLLTAVPWICAVIAMYTLSHFTDGAPDRRPYLAIALVVSAVGTFLATLGSPWFGLAAITLAAVGSKCSASMFWPMSQAGLDLRIAAPGLALVNSIGNLGGFVSPTLFGYLKDTTGSTNGGLYTLSAASLLAVVGVTFVRRTKAAAAPLSPETVTVAPERANRP encoded by the coding sequence ATGTCGGAAGCCGTGATGCCCGACGCCGAGACGCCCGACGCCGAGCGTCGCGCGGTCAGCAAGTTCCTGCGCCGCATGATGCCGCTGCTGGTCCTGATGCTGCTGGTCAACCAGATGGACCGGACGAACGTCGGCTTCATCCAGGACGAGTTGCGGGCCGACGTCGGCGTCAGTGCCACCGCCTACGGGCTCGGGGCGGGCCTGTTCTTCATCGGATACGCCCTGTTCGAGATCCCGAGCAACATGATGCTGGAGCGCTTCGGCGCCCGGGTGTGGCTGACCCGCATCATGATCACCTGGGGCCTGGTGGTCGTGGCGATGTGCTTCATCCACAACGTGTGGATGTTCTACGGCCTTCGCTTCCTTCTCGGCGTCGCCGAGGCAGGCTTCTTCCCCGGCGTAATGCTGTACCTCACCCAGTGGCTGCCCGACTCCTCCCGGGGCCGAGGGAGCGCGATCTTCCTCGGCGGCTCGGCGACCGCGTACATCGTGACCGGCCCGATCACGGGCGCGCTGCTGGAACTGCACGGCCTGGGCGGCATCGCCGGCTGGCGCTGGATGTTCGGGCTGGAGGGCGCCATCTCGATCCTCGTCGGATTCGTCGCCGGCTTCTTCCTGGTCTCCCGCATCGACGACGCCCGCTGGCTCACCCGGGAGGAGAAGGACGCGCTGGGCTCGGCGATCGCCCGCGACAAGGAGGCCCGCAGCCGCGAACCCGAGGGCTCGCGGCTCCGCCTCCTGTTCCACCCCCAGGTCGCCCTGCTGACCGGCGTCTTCTTCGCGATGACCCTGACCGGATACGCCATCACCTTCTGGCTGCCCAGCCTGGTCGACGACATCGGCGGGCTGTCGTCCTTCCAGATCGGGCTGCTCACCGCCGTACCGTGGATCTGCGCGGTGATCGCGATGTACACGCTGAGCCACTTCACCGACGGCGCCCCGGACCGCCGCCCGTACCTGGCGATCGCCCTGGTCGTCTCGGCCGTGGGCACCTTCCTCGCCACGCTGGGCTCCCCCTGGTTCGGCCTCGCGGCCATCACGCTCGCCGCGGTCGGCAGCAAGTGCTCGGCCAGCATGTTCTGGCCGATGTCCCAGGCCGGCCTCGACCTGAGGATCGCCGCGCCGGGCCTGGCCCTGGTCAACTCCATCGGAAACCTGGGCGGTTTCGTCTCCCCCACCCTCTTCGGCTACCTCAAGGACACGACCGGCAGCACGAACGGCGGCCTGTACACGCTGTCGGCGGCGTCGCTGCTGGCGGTGGTCGGGGTCACCTTCGTCCGCCGGACGAAGGCGGCTGCCGCCCCGCTCTCGCCGGAGACCGTCACGGTGGCGCCGGAACGTGCGAACCGCCCGTGA